Within the Alteromonas sp. M12 genome, the region GTGATAATTGCTAAGTTTTCACCTTCTAAACGTTTGTTGGTAGACAACACTGTCGCACCAACAAAGAGATCAAAAACCCGATACCCTCTCACCGCGCCTGCTTGGCGTAACACTGCGTTAAATACGTCATCCTCTCCAGAGGTTACTCCAGTATGCATTTGCGCAGCCATGGTACCTTTATTATGTCGCCCTACTTTCAACACTAAAACCGGCTTCACCCGAGACGCACGTTTTAGCTCACTTATAAAGGAGCGGGCATGATTGATGCCTTCAATATACAAAAGAATGCTTTTAGTTCGTGAATCGTAGGTTAGGTAATCGAGTAATTCCCCAAATTGCACGTCAGCAGCACAACCAATAGATACCACCGCAGAAAACCCCAACTTACGGGATTTAGCCCAGTCAAGAATCGATGTACACAATGCACCAGATTGGGACACCAGTGCCAAACTACCTTGATTAATTTCGCCACTGTGAAAAGTTGCATTAAGACCCGTTACCGGACGAGCCACGCCAAGACAATTAGGTCCAATAAGACGAATTTTGTATCGCTTAGCCGTTTGTTGTACTGCATCTTCAAGCTTTTTGCCTTCTTCATTGGCTTCTCCAAACCCAGCAGATAAGATGATCGCGGCTTTCACACCTGATTTTCCACACTCTTCCATCAATTGATTGGTAATCGAAGCGGGCGCGGCAATAATAGCCAATTCAACGGGTTTGTAGATTTCTGAAATGCTGTTGAAGCATCGTCGACCGAGGACTTCGGCATGACGAGGATTAATAAAATAAATAGGTCCTTTGAACTCACCTGAGGTTAAATTGAGAGACACCGTCTTTCCGATCGATGATTCGCGCTCACTTGCGCCGAACAAGGCGATTGAACTGGGGGAAAAAAATGAATGTAAATAATGTTTCATTTAAAATCTCTTAGATGTTAGCGCTTTTGTTTTGCTATCATTATCCCATACAACTTATAGGGTTATTTTATGTCTTCTACGGCTTTTATTACACATCCTAATTGTTTACTCCATGAAATGGGAGATGAACATCCTGAAAGCCCAGCTCGTTTGCATGCAATCCAAGATGGCTTAATTCAATTTGGATTGGCTGACTTCATACTCAATATCCCTTCACAAAAAGTATCTAAAGATCTGTTAAAGCAAACTCACACTCCGCGCCATGTTGAACAGATTGAACAATTTTCACCGCCAAAAGGCCAGTACTTTCCGGTAGATGATGAAACGAAAATGAATCATGCATCTTTCGAGGCTGCTTTATTTTCTGCTGGTGCAGGTATAGTTGCTATTGATGGTTTATTCAATCAAAAATTTAAAAATGCTTTTTGTGCCGTAAGACCACCAGGTCATCATGCCGAAAAAGATCAAGCCATGGGATTTTGTCTTTTCAACAATATTGCGGTTGCGGCGACCTACGCCAAAGAGCAATATAATCTTACACGCATTGCAATTTTAGACTTTGATGTACATCATGGAAATGGCACTGAAGACATTCTGAAAAATGACCCTGCAATACTATTTTTATCTTCATACCAGTATCCGTTTTATCCTTACACCATACCTGAAAAAGCCGCTGAAAATTGCTTACATTACCCATTACCAGCCGGCACCAATTCTCAAACATTTCGACAATGTTACGCTGAACGGGTGTTGCCTGAACTACAAAAATTTGCACCTGAACTAATTCTTATCTCCGCTGGTTTTGATGGTCATCATACCGACCCACTTGCAGATTGGGATTTGTTAGACTCGGATTATTCTTGGTTAACTCAGCAAATCATGGACATCGCAGATACCTGTTGCGACGGAAAAATAGTTTCATTTTTAGAAGGTGGGTACAGTTTATCGGCACTTAGAACAGGTGCTATTGCACATATTAAAACGTTAATGAAGATCTGAGGTTTACAATGCTGCAAGAGCGTTGATATTGGCAGCCAGCACAATCATCTTGTGTGGCTACCACTGGTGGGGAGAAATTTGCAGAATTTATTTTTTTAGAGAGCTTATGAGGGTTTCTACTTGTTCAAAAGTAGGAGGATTACAACCTATGCTTTCAACATTTAGACCGGCAGCCACAGCACCAAACCTTAGACCATCCATCAAAGTTTCTTCAGGGGCAGAGGTGCAAAGCGCATCATTTTTTAACAGGCGCGCAAGCATGGCAGAGAAAAACGTGTCACCAGCCCCTACCGTATCACCAAACACAGCCGGCTTATGGACTGCTTGAAATAAATTGTATTGATCGGTTATTAGGTGCGATCCGCCCTCTCCCAAAGTTAAAACTACCATGCCATTTTCCATTCTATCGAGC harbors:
- a CDS encoding histone deacetylase family protein — protein: MSSTAFITHPNCLLHEMGDEHPESPARLHAIQDGLIQFGLADFILNIPSQKVSKDLLKQTHTPRHVEQIEQFSPPKGQYFPVDDETKMNHASFEAALFSAGAGIVAIDGLFNQKFKNAFCAVRPPGHHAEKDQAMGFCLFNNIAVAATYAKEQYNLTRIAILDFDVHHGNGTEDILKNDPAILFLSSYQYPFYPYTIPEKAAENCLHYPLPAGTNSQTFRQCYAERVLPELQKFAPELILISAGFDGHHTDPLADWDLLDSDYSWLTQQIMDIADTCCDGKIVSFLEGGYSLSALRTGAIAHIKTLMKI